The proteins below are encoded in one region of Telopea speciosissima isolate NSW1024214 ecotype Mountain lineage chromosome 10, Tspe_v1, whole genome shotgun sequence:
- the LOC122642500 gene encoding probable cellulose synthase A catalytic subunit 8 [UDP-forming] isoform X3, with protein MEEGEPKPLKHHGGQVCQICGDTVGTTVDGDLFVACDVCAFPVCRPCYEYERKDGTKSCPQCKTRYKRHKGSPPIRDDEADDCDVDDVAGDINYSSGTQDQKQKIAEHMLSWRMSYGRGVDVGPPNYDKEAPLNHIPLLTNGQAVSGELSAASPEHMSMASPGGVGGGKRVHPLPYSSDMNQSPNPSREFAQGFGNVAWKERVEGWKMKQEKNVVPMSTGHAPSEGRGGVDIDASTDIVMDDALLNDEARQPLSRKVSIPSSKINPYRMVIVLRLIILCIFLHYRITHPVTNAYALWLISVICEIWFAISWILDQFPKWLPVNRETYLDRLSLRYDREGEPSQLAAVDIFVSTVDPLKEPPLVTANTVLSILAVDYPVDKVSCYVSDDGAAMLTFEALSETSEFARKWVPFCKKYSIEPRAPEWYFAQKIDYLKDKVQPSFVKDRRAMKREYEEFKVRVNGLVAKAQKVPEEGWIMQDGTPWPGNNTRDHPGMIQVFLGHSGGLDSEGNELPRLVYVSREKRPGFQHHKKAGAMNALVRVSAVLTNGPFLLNLDCDHYINNSKALREAMCFMMDPNLGKYVCYVQFPQRFDGIDRNDRYANRNTVFFDINLRGLDGIQGPVYVGTGCVFNRTALYGYEPPLKPKHKRAGFLSLCCGGSRKKGSKSSKKGSDKKRSSKHVDPTVPIFNLEDIEEGVEGAGFDDEKSLLMSQMSLEKRFGQSAVFVASTLMENGGVPQSATPDTLLKEAIHVISCGYEDKTDWGREIGWIYGSVTEDILTGFKMHARGWRSIYCMPKRPAFKGSAPINLSDRLNQVLRWALGSVEILLSRHCPIWYGYSGRLKWLERFAYINTTIYPITAIPLLAYCTLPAVCLLTGKFIIPQISYLVKYMIGFGLITNKTLNRVGN; from the exons ATGGAAGAAGGAGAG CCCAAGCCTTTGAAGCACCACGGTGGTCAGGTCTGCCAGATCTGTGGTGATACAGTAGGCACGACAGTGGACGGCGATCTCTTCGTTGCTTGCGATGTTTGTGCATTTCCTGTTTGTAGACCCTGCTACGAGTACGAGAGGAAAGATGGAACTAAGTCTTGCCCCCAGTGCAAGACTAGATATAAGAGGCATAAAG GAAGCCCTCCTATTCGTGATGATGAGGCAGATGATTGTGATGTCGATGATGTGGCCGGTGATATCAATTATTCGTCTGGGACTCAAGACCAGAAACAGAAGATTGCTGAACACATGCTGAGTTGGCGTATGAGCTATGGGCGAGGGGTGGATGTTGGTCCTCCAAATTATGATAAAGAGGCACCTCTGAACCACATCCCTCTTCTCACAAATGGCCAGGCG GTTTCAGGAGAGCTGTCTGCAGCATCTCCTGAGCATATGTCAATGGCATCCCCTGGAGGTGTTGGTGGGGGGAAGCGTGTGCATCCGCTCCCGTATTCATCTGACATGAATCAATCAC CTAATCCATCAAGGGAGTTTGCACAAGGATTTGGAAATGTTGCTTGGAAAGAGAGAGTTGAGGGCTGGAAGATGAAGCAGGAGAAGAATGTGGTTCCAATGAGCACTGGTCATGCCCCTTCTGAAGGCAGGGGAGGAGTAGATATTGATGCCAGCACTGATATAGTTATGGATGACGCTTTACT GAATGATGAAGCTCGTCAACCGCTGTCAAGGAAGGTGTCTATTCCTTCATCTAAGATAAACCCTTATAGAATGGTCATTGTTCTACGGCTTATTATCCTCTGTATTTTCTTACACTACCGTATAACACATCCAGTGACCAACGCTTATGCTTTATGGTTGATATCTGTAATATGTGAGATTTGGTTTGCTATATCATGGATATTGGATCAGTTTCCCAAATGGCTTCCAGTGAACCGTGAGACATATCTTGATAGGCTTTCTCTGAG ATATGACCGAGAAGGAGAGCCATCACAGTTGGCTGCAGTTGACATTTTTGTCAGTACTGTCGACCCTTTAAAGGAGCCTCCTCTTGTCACAGCAAATACTGTCCTGTCTATTCTTGCAGTTGACTACCCAGTCGACAAGGTCTCTTGCTACGTATCTGATGATGGAGCTGCCATGTTGACATTTGAAGCTTTGTCTGAAACTTCTGAATTTGCAAGGAAATGGGTCCCTTTCTGCAAGAAGTACAGCATTGAGCCCAGGGCTCCAGAATGGTATTTTGCCCAGAAGATTGACTACCTGAAAGATAAAGTTCAGCCTTCATTTGTCAAGGATCGTAGAGCCATGAAG CGAGAATATGAAGAATTTAAAGTCCGTGTCAACGGACTTGTTGCAAAGGCACAAAAAGTTCCTGAGGAAGGATGGATCATGCAAGATGGCACCCCCTGGCCGGGAAATAACACCAGAGACCATCCAGGAATGATACAG GTTTTCTTAGGCCATAGCGGAGGACTTGACAGTGAGGGTAATGAACTGCCTCGGTTGGTCTATGTCTCTCGTGAGAAGCGTCCAGGCTTCCAACACCATAAGAAGGCTGGTGCGATGAATGCCCTT GTTCGTGTATCAGCAGTTCTTACCAAtggtcccttcttgttgaatctTGATTGTGACCACTACATAAACAACAGCAAGGCATTGCGGGAAGCTATGTGCTTTATGATGGATCCAAACCTCGGGAAATATGTCTGTTATGTTCAGTTTCCTCAGAGATTTGATGGTATTGATAGGAATGATCGATATGCCAACCGAAATACTGTCTTCTTTGAT ATAAATTTAAGAGGTTTGGATGGCATCCAAGGACCTGTTTACGTGGGTACTGGATGTGTCTTCAACAGAACTGCTTTGTATGGTTATGAACCTCCACTCAAGCCCAAGCATAAAAGAGCAGGTTTCTTATCTCTGTGCTGTGGTGGATCACGAAAGAAGGGCTCAAAATCAAGTAAAAAGGGCTCAGACAAGAAGAGATCTAGCAAGCATGTTGACCCTACTGTGCCAATATTCAATCTAGAAGATATAGAAGAGGGGGTCGAAG GTGCtggatttgatgatgagaagtCATTGCTCATGTCACAGATGAGCCTCGAGAAAAGATTTGGTCAGTCAGCTGTGTTTGTCGCCTCTACACTTATGGAAAATGGTGGTGTTCCACAGTCTGCTACTCCTGATACTCTTCTTAAAGAAGCTATCCATGTTATTAGTTGTGGATACGAGGACAAGACAGACTGGGGAAGGGAG ATTGGATGGATTTATGGTTCTGTGACAGAAGATATCCTTACTGGATTCAAGATGCATGCCCGTGGTTGGCGATCAATATACTGCATGCCTAAGCGGCCAGCCTTCAAAGGATCTGCTCCTATTAACCTGTCAGATCGTCTGAACCAAGTGCTTCGATGGGCTTTAGGTTCTGTTGAAATTCTTCTCAGTCGTCACTGCCCCATATGGTATGGTTATAGTGGAAGGCTAAAATGGCTTGAGAGATTTGCTTACATCAACACCACCATTTACCCAATCACTGCCATTCCTCTTCTTGCATATTGTACATTGCCAGCAGTCTGTCTACTCACTGGAAAGTTCATCATTCCACAG ATTAGTTATTTAGTAAAATATATGATTGGTTTTGGATTGATTACTAACAAAACCTTAAACAGAGTTGGAAATTGA
- the LOC122642501 gene encoding photosystem II 5 kDa protein, chloroplastic, translating into MASITMSTSLLSGINVSQRRSATTHRSLVVSNAASAAEVEQVKLSCNNDKKNESSNGRRDLMFAAAAAAAVCSIAGVAVAREEPKRGTPEAKKLYAPVCVTMPTARICRK; encoded by the coding sequence ATGGCCTCAATCACCATGTCAACCTCACTCCTCAGCGGCATAAACGTCTCCCAACGGAGATCTGCTACTACCCATCGCAGCCTAGTTGTTTCCAATGCTGCTAGTGCTGCTGAAGTGGAACAAGTTAAGTTGAGTTGCAACAATGACAAGAAGAATGAGAGCAGCAATGGAAGGAGGGATTTGATGTTcgcagctgctgctgctgctgctgtctGTTCCATTGCTGGTGTTGCGGTTGCCCGTGAAGAGCCAAAGCGTGGGACCCCAGAAGCTAAGAAGCTCTATGCCCCTGTCTGTGTTACCATGCCAACAGCTCGTATCTGTCGCAAATGA
- the LOC122642500 gene encoding cellulose synthase A catalytic subunit 3 [UDP-forming]-like isoform X1, giving the protein MEEGEPKPLKHHGGQVCQICGDTVGTTVDGDLFVACDVCAFPVCRPCYEYERKDGTKSCPQCKTRYKRHKGSPPIRDDEADDCDVDDVAGDINYSSGTQDQKQKIAEHMLSWRMSYGRGVDVGPPNYDKEAPLNHIPLLTNGQAVSGELSAASPEHMSMASPGGVGGGKRVHPLPYSSDMNQSPNPSREFAQGFGNVAWKERVEGWKMKQEKNVVPMSTGHAPSEGRGGVDIDASTDIVMDDALLNDEARQPLSRKVSIPSSKINPYRMVIVLRLIILCIFLHYRITHPVTNAYALWLISVICEIWFAISWILDQFPKWLPVNRETYLDRLSLRYDREGEPSQLAAVDIFVSTVDPLKEPPLVTANTVLSILAVDYPVDKVSCYVSDDGAAMLTFEALSETSEFARKWVPFCKKYSIEPRAPEWYFAQKIDYLKDKVQPSFVKDRRAMKREYEEFKVRVNGLVAKAQKVPEEGWIMQDGTPWPGNNTRDHPGMIQVFLGHSGGLDSEGNELPRLVYVSREKRPGFQHHKKAGAMNALVRVSAVLTNGPFLLNLDCDHYINNSKALREAMCFMMDPNLGKYVCYVQFPQRFDGIDRNDRYANRNTVFFDINLRGLDGIQGPVYVGTGCVFNRTALYGYEPPLKPKHKRAGFLSLCCGGSRKKGSKSSKKGSDKKRSSKHVDPTVPIFNLEDIEEGVEGAGFDDEKSLLMSQMSLEKRFGQSAVFVASTLMENGGVPQSATPDTLLKEAIHVISCGYEDKTDWGREIGWIYGSVTEDILTGFKMHARGWRSIYCMPKRPAFKGSAPINLSDRLNQVLRWALGSVEILLSRHCPIWYGYSGRLKWLERFAYINTTIYPITAIPLLAYCTLPAVCLLTGKFIIPQISNIVSIWFISLFLSIFATGILEMRWSGVRIDEWWRNEQFWVIGGVSAHLFAVFQGLLKVLAGIDTNFTVTSKASDEDGDFAELYLFKWTTLLIPPTTLLIVNLVGVVAGISYAVNSGYQSWGPLFGKLFFAFWVIVHLYPFLKGLMGRQNRTPTIVVVWSILLASIFSLLWVRIDPFTTRVTGPDVQQCGINC; this is encoded by the exons ATGGAAGAAGGAGAG CCCAAGCCTTTGAAGCACCACGGTGGTCAGGTCTGCCAGATCTGTGGTGATACAGTAGGCACGACAGTGGACGGCGATCTCTTCGTTGCTTGCGATGTTTGTGCATTTCCTGTTTGTAGACCCTGCTACGAGTACGAGAGGAAAGATGGAACTAAGTCTTGCCCCCAGTGCAAGACTAGATATAAGAGGCATAAAG GAAGCCCTCCTATTCGTGATGATGAGGCAGATGATTGTGATGTCGATGATGTGGCCGGTGATATCAATTATTCGTCTGGGACTCAAGACCAGAAACAGAAGATTGCTGAACACATGCTGAGTTGGCGTATGAGCTATGGGCGAGGGGTGGATGTTGGTCCTCCAAATTATGATAAAGAGGCACCTCTGAACCACATCCCTCTTCTCACAAATGGCCAGGCG GTTTCAGGAGAGCTGTCTGCAGCATCTCCTGAGCATATGTCAATGGCATCCCCTGGAGGTGTTGGTGGGGGGAAGCGTGTGCATCCGCTCCCGTATTCATCTGACATGAATCAATCAC CTAATCCATCAAGGGAGTTTGCACAAGGATTTGGAAATGTTGCTTGGAAAGAGAGAGTTGAGGGCTGGAAGATGAAGCAGGAGAAGAATGTGGTTCCAATGAGCACTGGTCATGCCCCTTCTGAAGGCAGGGGAGGAGTAGATATTGATGCCAGCACTGATATAGTTATGGATGACGCTTTACT GAATGATGAAGCTCGTCAACCGCTGTCAAGGAAGGTGTCTATTCCTTCATCTAAGATAAACCCTTATAGAATGGTCATTGTTCTACGGCTTATTATCCTCTGTATTTTCTTACACTACCGTATAACACATCCAGTGACCAACGCTTATGCTTTATGGTTGATATCTGTAATATGTGAGATTTGGTTTGCTATATCATGGATATTGGATCAGTTTCCCAAATGGCTTCCAGTGAACCGTGAGACATATCTTGATAGGCTTTCTCTGAG ATATGACCGAGAAGGAGAGCCATCACAGTTGGCTGCAGTTGACATTTTTGTCAGTACTGTCGACCCTTTAAAGGAGCCTCCTCTTGTCACAGCAAATACTGTCCTGTCTATTCTTGCAGTTGACTACCCAGTCGACAAGGTCTCTTGCTACGTATCTGATGATGGAGCTGCCATGTTGACATTTGAAGCTTTGTCTGAAACTTCTGAATTTGCAAGGAAATGGGTCCCTTTCTGCAAGAAGTACAGCATTGAGCCCAGGGCTCCAGAATGGTATTTTGCCCAGAAGATTGACTACCTGAAAGATAAAGTTCAGCCTTCATTTGTCAAGGATCGTAGAGCCATGAAG CGAGAATATGAAGAATTTAAAGTCCGTGTCAACGGACTTGTTGCAAAGGCACAAAAAGTTCCTGAGGAAGGATGGATCATGCAAGATGGCACCCCCTGGCCGGGAAATAACACCAGAGACCATCCAGGAATGATACAG GTTTTCTTAGGCCATAGCGGAGGACTTGACAGTGAGGGTAATGAACTGCCTCGGTTGGTCTATGTCTCTCGTGAGAAGCGTCCAGGCTTCCAACACCATAAGAAGGCTGGTGCGATGAATGCCCTT GTTCGTGTATCAGCAGTTCTTACCAAtggtcccttcttgttgaatctTGATTGTGACCACTACATAAACAACAGCAAGGCATTGCGGGAAGCTATGTGCTTTATGATGGATCCAAACCTCGGGAAATATGTCTGTTATGTTCAGTTTCCTCAGAGATTTGATGGTATTGATAGGAATGATCGATATGCCAACCGAAATACTGTCTTCTTTGAT ATAAATTTAAGAGGTTTGGATGGCATCCAAGGACCTGTTTACGTGGGTACTGGATGTGTCTTCAACAGAACTGCTTTGTATGGTTATGAACCTCCACTCAAGCCCAAGCATAAAAGAGCAGGTTTCTTATCTCTGTGCTGTGGTGGATCACGAAAGAAGGGCTCAAAATCAAGTAAAAAGGGCTCAGACAAGAAGAGATCTAGCAAGCATGTTGACCCTACTGTGCCAATATTCAATCTAGAAGATATAGAAGAGGGGGTCGAAG GTGCtggatttgatgatgagaagtCATTGCTCATGTCACAGATGAGCCTCGAGAAAAGATTTGGTCAGTCAGCTGTGTTTGTCGCCTCTACACTTATGGAAAATGGTGGTGTTCCACAGTCTGCTACTCCTGATACTCTTCTTAAAGAAGCTATCCATGTTATTAGTTGTGGATACGAGGACAAGACAGACTGGGGAAGGGAG ATTGGATGGATTTATGGTTCTGTGACAGAAGATATCCTTACTGGATTCAAGATGCATGCCCGTGGTTGGCGATCAATATACTGCATGCCTAAGCGGCCAGCCTTCAAAGGATCTGCTCCTATTAACCTGTCAGATCGTCTGAACCAAGTGCTTCGATGGGCTTTAGGTTCTGTTGAAATTCTTCTCAGTCGTCACTGCCCCATATGGTATGGTTATAGTGGAAGGCTAAAATGGCTTGAGAGATTTGCTTACATCAACACCACCATTTACCCAATCACTGCCATTCCTCTTCTTGCATATTGTACATTGCCAGCAGTCTGTCTACTCACTGGAAAGTTCATCATTCCACAG ATTAGTAATATTGTCAGTATTTGGTTTATATCCctctttctttccatctttgCCACTGGTATATTGGAGATGAGGTGGAGCGGTGTTAGGATTGATGAGTGGTGGAGAAATGAACAGTTTTGGGTTATTGGAGGTGTTTCAGCACATCTTTTTGCTGTCTTTCAAGGATTGCTCAAAGTTCTGGCTGGCATTGACACCAATTTCACTGTCACCTCCAAGGCATCCGATGAGGATGGGGATTTTGCTGAGCTCTACTTGTTCAAATGGACAACTCTCCTTATTCCACCAACCACTCTCCTCATAGTCAACCTGGTTGGGGTGGTTGCTGGCATCTCCTATGCCGTCAACAGTGGGTACCAGTCATGGGGTCCGCTCTTCGGGAAACTTTTCTTTGCCTTCTGGGTGATTGTTCATCTCTATCCCTTCCTGAAGGGTTTAATGGGACGCCAAAATCGGACACCTACCATTGTGGTTGTATGGTCAATTCTCCTTGCATCCATATTCTCATTGTTATGGGTTCGGATTGATCCCTTCACCACCAGGGTGACTGGACCAGATGttcaacagtgtggtatcaacTGCTAG
- the LOC122642500 gene encoding cellulose synthase A catalytic subunit 3 [UDP-forming]-like isoform X2 has product MEEGEPKPLKHHGGQVCQICGDTVGTTVDGDLFVACDVCAFPVCRPCYEYERKDGTKSCPQCKTRYKRHKGSPPIRDDEADDCDVDDVAGDINYSSGTQDQKQKIAEHMLSWRMSYGRGVDVGPPNYDKEAPLNHIPLLTNGQVSGELSAASPEHMSMASPGGVGGGKRVHPLPYSSDMNQSPNPSREFAQGFGNVAWKERVEGWKMKQEKNVVPMSTGHAPSEGRGGVDIDASTDIVMDDALLNDEARQPLSRKVSIPSSKINPYRMVIVLRLIILCIFLHYRITHPVTNAYALWLISVICEIWFAISWILDQFPKWLPVNRETYLDRLSLRYDREGEPSQLAAVDIFVSTVDPLKEPPLVTANTVLSILAVDYPVDKVSCYVSDDGAAMLTFEALSETSEFARKWVPFCKKYSIEPRAPEWYFAQKIDYLKDKVQPSFVKDRRAMKREYEEFKVRVNGLVAKAQKVPEEGWIMQDGTPWPGNNTRDHPGMIQVFLGHSGGLDSEGNELPRLVYVSREKRPGFQHHKKAGAMNALVRVSAVLTNGPFLLNLDCDHYINNSKALREAMCFMMDPNLGKYVCYVQFPQRFDGIDRNDRYANRNTVFFDINLRGLDGIQGPVYVGTGCVFNRTALYGYEPPLKPKHKRAGFLSLCCGGSRKKGSKSSKKGSDKKRSSKHVDPTVPIFNLEDIEEGVEGAGFDDEKSLLMSQMSLEKRFGQSAVFVASTLMENGGVPQSATPDTLLKEAIHVISCGYEDKTDWGREIGWIYGSVTEDILTGFKMHARGWRSIYCMPKRPAFKGSAPINLSDRLNQVLRWALGSVEILLSRHCPIWYGYSGRLKWLERFAYINTTIYPITAIPLLAYCTLPAVCLLTGKFIIPQISNIVSIWFISLFLSIFATGILEMRWSGVRIDEWWRNEQFWVIGGVSAHLFAVFQGLLKVLAGIDTNFTVTSKASDEDGDFAELYLFKWTTLLIPPTTLLIVNLVGVVAGISYAVNSGYQSWGPLFGKLFFAFWVIVHLYPFLKGLMGRQNRTPTIVVVWSILLASIFSLLWVRIDPFTTRVTGPDVQQCGINC; this is encoded by the exons ATGGAAGAAGGAGAG CCCAAGCCTTTGAAGCACCACGGTGGTCAGGTCTGCCAGATCTGTGGTGATACAGTAGGCACGACAGTGGACGGCGATCTCTTCGTTGCTTGCGATGTTTGTGCATTTCCTGTTTGTAGACCCTGCTACGAGTACGAGAGGAAAGATGGAACTAAGTCTTGCCCCCAGTGCAAGACTAGATATAAGAGGCATAAAG GAAGCCCTCCTATTCGTGATGATGAGGCAGATGATTGTGATGTCGATGATGTGGCCGGTGATATCAATTATTCGTCTGGGACTCAAGACCAGAAACAGAAGATTGCTGAACACATGCTGAGTTGGCGTATGAGCTATGGGCGAGGGGTGGATGTTGGTCCTCCAAATTATGATAAAGAGGCACCTCTGAACCACATCCCTCTTCTCACAAATGGCCAG GTTTCAGGAGAGCTGTCTGCAGCATCTCCTGAGCATATGTCAATGGCATCCCCTGGAGGTGTTGGTGGGGGGAAGCGTGTGCATCCGCTCCCGTATTCATCTGACATGAATCAATCAC CTAATCCATCAAGGGAGTTTGCACAAGGATTTGGAAATGTTGCTTGGAAAGAGAGAGTTGAGGGCTGGAAGATGAAGCAGGAGAAGAATGTGGTTCCAATGAGCACTGGTCATGCCCCTTCTGAAGGCAGGGGAGGAGTAGATATTGATGCCAGCACTGATATAGTTATGGATGACGCTTTACT GAATGATGAAGCTCGTCAACCGCTGTCAAGGAAGGTGTCTATTCCTTCATCTAAGATAAACCCTTATAGAATGGTCATTGTTCTACGGCTTATTATCCTCTGTATTTTCTTACACTACCGTATAACACATCCAGTGACCAACGCTTATGCTTTATGGTTGATATCTGTAATATGTGAGATTTGGTTTGCTATATCATGGATATTGGATCAGTTTCCCAAATGGCTTCCAGTGAACCGTGAGACATATCTTGATAGGCTTTCTCTGAG ATATGACCGAGAAGGAGAGCCATCACAGTTGGCTGCAGTTGACATTTTTGTCAGTACTGTCGACCCTTTAAAGGAGCCTCCTCTTGTCACAGCAAATACTGTCCTGTCTATTCTTGCAGTTGACTACCCAGTCGACAAGGTCTCTTGCTACGTATCTGATGATGGAGCTGCCATGTTGACATTTGAAGCTTTGTCTGAAACTTCTGAATTTGCAAGGAAATGGGTCCCTTTCTGCAAGAAGTACAGCATTGAGCCCAGGGCTCCAGAATGGTATTTTGCCCAGAAGATTGACTACCTGAAAGATAAAGTTCAGCCTTCATTTGTCAAGGATCGTAGAGCCATGAAG CGAGAATATGAAGAATTTAAAGTCCGTGTCAACGGACTTGTTGCAAAGGCACAAAAAGTTCCTGAGGAAGGATGGATCATGCAAGATGGCACCCCCTGGCCGGGAAATAACACCAGAGACCATCCAGGAATGATACAG GTTTTCTTAGGCCATAGCGGAGGACTTGACAGTGAGGGTAATGAACTGCCTCGGTTGGTCTATGTCTCTCGTGAGAAGCGTCCAGGCTTCCAACACCATAAGAAGGCTGGTGCGATGAATGCCCTT GTTCGTGTATCAGCAGTTCTTACCAAtggtcccttcttgttgaatctTGATTGTGACCACTACATAAACAACAGCAAGGCATTGCGGGAAGCTATGTGCTTTATGATGGATCCAAACCTCGGGAAATATGTCTGTTATGTTCAGTTTCCTCAGAGATTTGATGGTATTGATAGGAATGATCGATATGCCAACCGAAATACTGTCTTCTTTGAT ATAAATTTAAGAGGTTTGGATGGCATCCAAGGACCTGTTTACGTGGGTACTGGATGTGTCTTCAACAGAACTGCTTTGTATGGTTATGAACCTCCACTCAAGCCCAAGCATAAAAGAGCAGGTTTCTTATCTCTGTGCTGTGGTGGATCACGAAAGAAGGGCTCAAAATCAAGTAAAAAGGGCTCAGACAAGAAGAGATCTAGCAAGCATGTTGACCCTACTGTGCCAATATTCAATCTAGAAGATATAGAAGAGGGGGTCGAAG GTGCtggatttgatgatgagaagtCATTGCTCATGTCACAGATGAGCCTCGAGAAAAGATTTGGTCAGTCAGCTGTGTTTGTCGCCTCTACACTTATGGAAAATGGTGGTGTTCCACAGTCTGCTACTCCTGATACTCTTCTTAAAGAAGCTATCCATGTTATTAGTTGTGGATACGAGGACAAGACAGACTGGGGAAGGGAG ATTGGATGGATTTATGGTTCTGTGACAGAAGATATCCTTACTGGATTCAAGATGCATGCCCGTGGTTGGCGATCAATATACTGCATGCCTAAGCGGCCAGCCTTCAAAGGATCTGCTCCTATTAACCTGTCAGATCGTCTGAACCAAGTGCTTCGATGGGCTTTAGGTTCTGTTGAAATTCTTCTCAGTCGTCACTGCCCCATATGGTATGGTTATAGTGGAAGGCTAAAATGGCTTGAGAGATTTGCTTACATCAACACCACCATTTACCCAATCACTGCCATTCCTCTTCTTGCATATTGTACATTGCCAGCAGTCTGTCTACTCACTGGAAAGTTCATCATTCCACAG ATTAGTAATATTGTCAGTATTTGGTTTATATCCctctttctttccatctttgCCACTGGTATATTGGAGATGAGGTGGAGCGGTGTTAGGATTGATGAGTGGTGGAGAAATGAACAGTTTTGGGTTATTGGAGGTGTTTCAGCACATCTTTTTGCTGTCTTTCAAGGATTGCTCAAAGTTCTGGCTGGCATTGACACCAATTTCACTGTCACCTCCAAGGCATCCGATGAGGATGGGGATTTTGCTGAGCTCTACTTGTTCAAATGGACAACTCTCCTTATTCCACCAACCACTCTCCTCATAGTCAACCTGGTTGGGGTGGTTGCTGGCATCTCCTATGCCGTCAACAGTGGGTACCAGTCATGGGGTCCGCTCTTCGGGAAACTTTTCTTTGCCTTCTGGGTGATTGTTCATCTCTATCCCTTCCTGAAGGGTTTAATGGGACGCCAAAATCGGACACCTACCATTGTGGTTGTATGGTCAATTCTCCTTGCATCCATATTCTCATTGTTATGGGTTCGGATTGATCCCTTCACCACCAGGGTGACTGGACCAGATGttcaacagtgtggtatcaacTGCTAG